In Mycetocola zhujimingii, one DNA window encodes the following:
- a CDS encoding D-alanyl-D-alanine carboxypeptidase/D-alanyl-D-alanine-endopeptidase, with protein sequence MREKPPSDKPGSGDDDWTLSGDDEASWLLSESEPIDGAEPLDTRSQNEGDRPEDALMDEPPLTAETATVVAIAPVAAAASVGAGLITGPDDQTPLASVGTEEPPHPAAHRTGGIGALFARHPRTWLVAASVAAFAVFGSGVVALGAAVATPGQAAPFAIVDVDETATPTPTASTPPPRPLPATEAPASALRSCSVASLLGDSRFGTLQAQVLNAATGELLFERDPSTASQTASSMKVLTAAAALSVLGPDFRAQTRVVAGSEPGTIVLVGGGDLTLTRLPTGQEPVYTGAAHLDELASKAKAAYDAANPGTPVTKIVLDSTYFSGKTWGDTWPATERAAGWLSHITALQVDADRANPQVFLSPRGDDPIGRAGSAFASYFGDVPTELGSAPAGAAELASVSSQPLSVLIPQALIPSDNSLAEMIGRHLAIAQGLGNSIDAIAAAIPQGLAKYGIDTSALRTADASGMSRNNAVPPEYFTKLFLKIHAGEGDLAIIRDGLPVAGESGTLDYSNRFFGANAVARGHVRAKSGSISSAYTLTGMIDAVDGSTLIFAIYATGNVGSGARTAIDTLTTGFYKCGANLSNT encoded by the coding sequence GTGCGTGAAAAACCACCGAGCGACAAGCCGGGCTCAGGCGACGACGACTGGACTCTGAGCGGCGACGACGAGGCCAGCTGGTTGCTCAGCGAATCCGAACCGATCGACGGTGCGGAACCCCTCGACACTCGGTCACAGAACGAGGGGGATCGCCCCGAAGACGCGCTGATGGACGAACCGCCGCTGACCGCAGAAACCGCAACGGTCGTGGCGATCGCACCGGTGGCTGCCGCAGCCTCCGTTGGTGCCGGCCTGATCACCGGACCCGACGACCAGACGCCCCTCGCGAGCGTGGGTACCGAGGAGCCGCCCCACCCGGCCGCGCACCGGACAGGCGGGATCGGCGCCCTGTTCGCCCGGCATCCGCGGACGTGGCTCGTCGCCGCATCGGTTGCTGCCTTCGCGGTCTTCGGCTCGGGTGTTGTCGCTCTCGGCGCGGCGGTCGCCACCCCCGGCCAGGCCGCGCCCTTCGCGATCGTCGATGTTGACGAGACGGCGACCCCCACCCCGACGGCGAGCACACCCCCGCCGCGACCCCTTCCCGCGACCGAGGCACCAGCATCGGCGCTCCGCAGCTGTTCCGTCGCCAGCTTGCTCGGCGATTCCCGGTTCGGGACGCTGCAGGCTCAGGTCCTCAACGCGGCGACCGGTGAACTCCTGTTCGAGCGTGACCCCTCCACCGCGTCGCAGACCGCGAGCTCGATGAAGGTGCTCACGGCAGCTGCGGCGCTCAGCGTGCTCGGCCCGGACTTCCGTGCGCAAACGCGGGTCGTGGCCGGAAGTGAGCCCGGCACGATAGTGCTCGTTGGTGGTGGAGACCTCACCCTGACGCGATTGCCAACGGGGCAGGAGCCGGTCTACACCGGTGCGGCGCACCTCGATGAACTGGCGTCGAAGGCGAAAGCGGCCTATGACGCCGCGAACCCGGGTACCCCGGTGACAAAAATTGTGCTCGATTCCACCTACTTCAGTGGAAAGACCTGGGGAGACACCTGGCCCGCGACCGAGCGGGCAGCTGGCTGGCTCTCGCACATCACGGCACTCCAGGTCGACGCTGACAGGGCCAACCCACAGGTCTTCCTCTCGCCACGCGGCGATGATCCAATCGGTCGTGCTGGCAGTGCTTTCGCGTCGTACTTCGGCGACGTGCCGACCGAGCTGGGATCGGCGCCGGCCGGTGCGGCCGAACTGGCATCCGTCTCGTCCCAGCCGCTCTCCGTCCTGATCCCGCAGGCGCTGATCCCCTCCGACAATTCGCTCGCGGAGATGATCGGCAGGCACCTCGCGATCGCCCAGGGGCTCGGCAACAGCATCGACGCGATAGCAGCGGCGATCCCGCAAGGCCTGGCAAAGTACGGCATCGACACGTCCGCGCTTCGCACGGCCGACGCCTCCGGGATGAGCCGCAACAACGCGGTGCCGCCCGAGTACTTCACCAAACTGTTCCTCAAGATTCACGCGGGGGAGGGTGACCTCGCCATCATCCGTGACGGTCTCCCGGTCGCGGGGGAATCAGGAACCCTCGACTACTCGAACCGGTTCTTCGGAGCCAACGCTGTCGCCCGTGGTCATGTGCGCGCGAAGTCCGGGTCGATCTCAAGCGCGTATACCTTGACGGGAATGATCGACGCCGTCGACGGCTCGACGCTCATCTTCGCGATCTACGCGACGGGCAATGTTGGTTCAGGGGCGAGGACAGCCATCGATACCCTCACGACAGGCTTTTACAAGTGCGGCGCGAATCTCTCAAACACGTAG